The sequence below is a genomic window from Silene latifolia isolate original U9 population chromosome 7, ASM4854445v1, whole genome shotgun sequence.
CGATGTTTAACATTATACTACTAGCGGTATTATTTTGAGCCAACTATTACTCCCTTCGTCTTgaccatttgtttacctttgttaGAGTATAAAATCGATCTTGGGACTCCAGTCATCAACTTAAGCTTAAGCTTTTAGTTGAGATGGTTTCTAGACATtttggtcacactggctctgataccatgtcaagAAACCATCTGAACCAAAAGCCTAAGCTGAGTCCCAAGATCGATTTTATACTCTAACCAACTTtgcttttggcacaaagaccaattATTAGataacaagtggaccaaattgagtgtacatttccaaaataaataagtaaacaattgactgagacacttCAAAATGAAATAGATAAACAAAATAACAAGGACGTAATTATATTTAATACCTAGCTACGTATAGTAAACAATTGAACTACTAGATCATACATTCATACTACTCTTGGCATTCGGCAACACGAGCCAAAGACTTAAGATTAAGACCAACAATAGTATCTACAAAAACACGTACATCCTCCACGTCATCATCTTCTGCCACGTCAACAGTATATTTCTCTCGTACAACAGTCTTCTTCGTATATCCATCTTCATGCACCGAAATAACGCCTTGATAATTAACAAGTCTACGACTTTGGTCACCACCAACAAGGCTAAAAACCATGACATGCATCTCATCATCTAGCAAATCTAGCCTCTCCACACTCGTCTTCGCCGGAAAACCCGAGACATGTGATATTTTACGATAAACGTCGTCACCGGAGGCCGATGTCGACGATGAACATGACCTAATGAAAAATCTATAGGCTTTTGGGTTATTAAATTGACGTACTATTGACCATACTATATCTAAGGGTGCGTTTATTGTTTTTTCTAAGGTATAACTACACTTTTTTGTAGGTGCCCTTTTGTTCATTGTATTGTGCACGTTGTTTTAtatgttttggtttttaaaagagagtttttttcttttttttttttttttcttaaaatgtgAAATTTAAGTTAGAAAGTAATGATGGagattatttatatttatagtaCGTATGAAAGTTGCATGTATGTAGGGACTAGGGAGACAAAAATTGTTGTTTGACTTGTTTCTACACGTGTACGTAATTTCATGACTTCATGTAAATATGGTCCGTGTATTAAATTCCAATTCGTGTTGTAGACGGATAGTGACTCTCTCACAAAATTACCGACCCACTTGCACTATCCAGTGAAAGAGACACTATTTgtctacagctttagacggatagtgtccgtctaaataaagtgagaatttgtgattttggTATTACATTTCACGACTAATAAGTAATTATCGACACATTTTCTAAATGTACGTACAAGTATTTCAGTATTTCAACTCGTAAAATTTTGgttcgtttatttcattaaacaaaaaattataaaagaaaacaaaacatatataaatacttttatatATATGTAAAAGTATTCCAATCCGACGATATTAGATATTACAATTAACGTAAGTTATTCACTTCTACAGTAGTTCTACTCCTTTCATCTTATTTGATATTGAACCTTTGATTGATATTTCTCaaaatatatactccgtatatccAACAGTCACGAATTACATGTATTGAAAATATTATTCAGAGTGGTATAAAACTGGTAATCTCAAAAACCAACTAATATTGAATGTTTTACGAAGTACTCGTAGATGATATTCATATCAATATTTATTATGAATttaaatatttaattatttaatggTCAAAACTTAACATACAAGTTTGCaatttttaattactaaaattttAATGGCTATAAGATCTACAACAAACTTTTATAAGAGCAACGGCCACGTAATGATTGTTTTTCTGCCCTACTTCCACGACGCATTTCTTACTCCTAGCTCGTACGTACTCCTATGAGGAGAAAACTTGACGTCATAATCCCATAAATTTTAAAATAGCCATGACAATTTACAAACAGacggtcttgcttaagacggTTACGAGTTTTGTGACCTTTCAGGCTTTCACAGTGTTCCTTCCACTTGCCCTCTCACTTACTCCCCTACTTGTTCCTTGTGAGAGGTTATACGCTTGTGATGGATGTCAGACGGTATAATACGATATAATGAGGTgattttattaatgaaataattacGGTATTTATAATACAATAATTGAGTAATATTTCTAGCATATTCCGGAGATACATTCTATCTTTTGCTAAATTGATTTGTTAGGTTAGACTATCTTTATTTCCTTcaccaaaaaaaaggaaaaaaaaaaaacaatatttaTTCCCAAATTTGAAATGTTTCTTAAAATctgatattttattattaaaatccATAATTCACATATAGGGCGTCACCGGGTCCGGATGGCGTCGAGATTGAgtgtcaccctctcacatgcatcCATTATTGTAGGATTCCTCACTTATAACATGTGAGAGGATGACGCCGAGATTAGGTGTCATTCGGTGGTGCCAACTCATTTTCAATTAATTATACTCACTGATTAATTCTCATGAGTCGTGAAATTTTCTACAATAATATATGAGATCCATTTTCCCACTTACGAAGTAGATTTTACCAATCACGAATTTTAAATTGAGTCttaaatttttaaaatttaattaacaacaaaaaaattataatttatcCTCAATCTGTTATTTACAGTCCTCTAATCAACTTGAACTTTGGTGTAGAAGACGCACTACATTacgtcaaaatgcacataagatGACAACTTGACAAGAAATAATATACAAAATTTACTTAATTAATTAAAAGTATATAAAGTTAACGTTTGGACATAAATCATACACCAAACTTCGTTCTACAAAATATGAGGCAAGAAAATTGGCCACGATCAAATTAAAGGAAATTGTGTTATGCACTATGCAGGTAATAGAGTTCATCCATGACGACGATATACACATGCAAAGATGCAATAATCCATGCATCGTTGCAGGGCGGATCCTGGAATCAAAAGTATGTAGGGCTAGGTCGAAGTAGGTGGTCGTTCGTCTTTCGTCCTGCAATGTCGTGAaggcttttttttttatttaaatgaaGGCGCTATGTCGCAAGTAAGAATCGAACCCCCAATTTCAAGGTTGAGGTAGGAGAGCTCTTATCACTTGAGCTTCTCTTGTTCTTTGCAAAGTCGTAAAGTTGCAGGCTTAACCAAATGGCGGAGCCAATTTTTTTAGAAATATACGATATTGAGCTTATAAAAATATACGAGTTAGTATTACAAAATCTATACTCGTATACATATATTTTTCAACTCAATCCATAATTCTATCAAAAATTACTTTAAATTAATCTAATAACCATCTTAACTTATGATCCCTCCCTTTTTAAAATATGCGAGTATATATTTTAAAATTCTCAAAATGACGGATAGCTTAATTTTTTTGGGAATTCAACCTAGTGATACAAGTACTTATCATTAACTTTTTCTACAAAGACCAAATTATTAATGATCATCCTTATTGCTTTACAATTTATAATTTACATTTGGCTATATaatgaattaatgatgaacaaTCAAAGGGACAACTAACAAATTACAATAAATGCATAAAGCTCTTAAAAACCAAGAACTATTTCATAAAACGTTGAAACACTCAAAATTGCATTTAAAACATACAGTtttaagaaacaaaaaaaaaagcccATTCAAAGTACACTATGGGATTCATACCAGGGATCTCATGGCCTTTAATAACCTTCCGTGTCTTTCTTCTGATACCAACTATGCTACTTTGTTTTTTTGAGTAAAACTATGGTCTACTAATTTTTAACTCTTAAAAGAGGTTGGGTTGTAGCCCATATAGCCCATTAGCTAGATCCGCCCATGCACCGTTGGCAGAGTTAGGATTTGCAGTTAGGGTGCAAAAAAAATTAATGGGGACAAGTGGCGGAGTCAAGAGCAAAAAATTTCAGCGGGGGCGAACAAGTAACGCCATAagataaatttgaaaaaaattcaaaacttTTAACTAAAACTTGCGAGATTTTCTTTTTTTGAGCGGGGGCGAACGTGTCTGCTAATCCCCCTAAATCCGCCACTGGGGACAAAAAAGTAATGTCATAAAATAAGCTCGAAAAAAATTTAAAACTTTTAACTAGAAATTGCAAGATTTTCATTTTCCGCTAACTCCTCTTAAATCCGTCACAGCCATGCAACCATGCAAGTAGCGTAAGTATAGTTGGGTGAGCAAATTGAATGCATTGCAATCTCTTTATCTTGGCTTATATGACACGTAGGTTTAGAGTATCATGCAAGTTATAAATTGGAATTAGCAGGCTATATACATACATCCACTGGAATTTTGTAAACCATCTACATTTTAATTGCCAATTTGTCTCTACTCTCGTCTTCAATACGAAGTACGTGGGGAAATTAAAGGAGTCGGAGTAATATAACACATCCCATTCAAAGCTGCCTATTCTCCTTGGCTCTTTTCTTCTTTTGGAACAACATCAAGTTGGTGTATATCTTTGACAAACAAAGAGATTGCAATGCATTGAATTTTACCGCTACTATATTTCTTGGGCACAAACTCGAGACCTCTGATTAAGCTATAGGACCCTTACAAGGTAATCGAAATATTGCATTTTGATAACTCAATGAGCCAATGAGAAAAATTAAAGGTTTTTTACcatatagaaaaaaaaaacttcagACAATATAGAAAAAATGATTCAACTGCATCATTACCATTACATAGTAAACATCTTGCCAacaaaattacaaattacaaggATTTGATGTCATCCCACAAGTGAAAAATTATCTTTTGAACTATTGagtttttttaaattaaattaataaaaaggGTGTATTTCTCTCTAACTTGTGAGCACTACCAATTGAAGGTTTTTTAcgtgtgtttttttttgtggatttaaaataaaattttaaactATTGTATTTTTCTACTTCACAACATGCCTCAAGTTCCTCTTAAAATTCTTGAACCGTTTCCGGCCGGTTTCTTCATCATGCTTGTATATTACACCATGGGTTTCCCTCCATTGCCTGAAAAGCTCACTCACCACACGGTCCATGTCTGGTCCATCCAGAGGGAGCTTT
It includes:
- the LOC141590678 gene encoding abscisic acid receptor PYL12-like, with amino-acid sequence MNKRAPTKKCSYTLEKTINAPLDIVWSIVRQFNNPKAYRFFIRSCSSSTSASGDDVYRKISHVSGFPAKTSVERLDLLDDEMHVMVFSLVGGDQSRRLVNYQGVISVHEDGYTKKTVVREKYTVDVAEDDDVEDVRVFVDTIVGLNLKSLARVAECQE